The sequence CGTAGAGCTGATACATACTGTAACCTTGATTTTTAAAATAGCCCGTTGGATCACTGTGATTTGTTTCATGATATGTGAGACTCACTTGGTTGTGTGAAACAATGGTTTTTTCAGGCTTGTCAGGTATGTTGTATTGTAACAGCTTGCTAGCAGCGTAATAGGCATCATTAGCAATAGAGCGGGCAAATGAATCATAATCATGTGTCCGACACAATTCTACTTGGATAAATTTGGAATTGGCAGTAGGACCAGCACCCCAAACACCATAGTCAGTATTGTGAATATTGATAATTTCATTGTTATCGACAAAAGCGTGTACATAAGCCTCAACTCTAGGCCAATTGTTATTAAAAAAACTCACTTCATCTTCAGCTGTCGCATTATTATCAGCAGTTTCATGAATTACGATTCCTTCTGGCTTTCCGACACCATTTTCGTAAGGAAACCATTCACTAAAAGTCCCCTCCCGATTTTGAATTGTCGCCGGTTTGATCTGATTACTAATAATATAATCGTTGACTGTTTGAGCAGAAGCATTTTGTGTTGTCCCCATAAATAGAAAAGCCAAAAAACTCACTGCTAAAACAGCTATCCCTAGTTTTTTCTTCATTTTTCTATCCCCTTATAAGCTTTAAATTACTAGTAAAAATGCTTTATTACAAGCGCTGTAACAATAACTTAATATTAGGAATATTTTTTTACTTGCGGACAATTTGGCTCTTACTAAAAGTTGGTTAGCGTTAAATTGCCGTCGTCCGTTTTGTTTTGTAGATCAGTACTGTATTTATTTATTACGAACAAATCAAAATAGCGCCCATTCAGGCACCCCTAATGGACACCGAATAGACGCTATCAACTTTTAAATTAAAACCACTATCTAGTCCGGAATAGCAAAGAAAATTGGCTCAAATGTGAAATTATTCTTAGCAATTTATTGCTTAGAATAAGGCCGAGCTTGAAGACTTTGCCCGGTTTTGGTCTTAGCAAAGGCTCCAAGTCATGCCCACATTGTTCCAGCCAAATTTTCTTTGCTATGGAGGACGGAATTCTATCACTAATCTAATTTAAGAAAAAGTAAATCTGGATAAATATTATTATTTTTCAGTTTCATTTTCTTTTTCAGTCTGCTCTTCTTCAGGTTTAACTTGCACTAATGGCAATTCAATCTTAAAAACAGTCCCAGAACCAACGACGCTTTCAACCTCTAAGCTACCATGATAGATTTCAATCAAGCGTTTAGCGATAGAAAGCCCTAAACCGTTTCCTCCACGTTTTCTAGAGCGAGCCTTGTCAACTCTATAAAAACGATTGAAAATGCGTTTCAGGTCGTTTTTTGCGATTCCTAGGCCATAATCTTGGACTACCACCTCTAACAAAGCTGAGTTAGTTGAAGCAGCAAAATTGATTTCTTTGCGGTCGGCTGAATATTTGAAAGCATTATCCAGCAAAATTACCAATACTTGCTCCAAGTGATTACGGTAGATCTTAACTTCACTACCCTCACGGATATCGTCATCGAAATTGATCACAAAATCTGGATGCAACATTTTGAAGTCGTTTGCCACTTGCGTAAACAAAGGCTTAACTTCAGTTGTCTGCTCCAAATATGCACTGTCGATCTGTTCAACACGTGTAAGATCTAGCATCTCTTGAATCAAGGATTGCATACGTTTTAATTCTTGCAAAGAAGAATTGATTGAATCGTTCAACACTTCAGGATCATCTTTACCCCAGCGTTGCAACATACTCAAATGACCTTCCAACACAGCCACTGGCGTTCTTAATTCGTGTGAAACATCTTCCACGAACTCTTTTTGCTGATTAGTATATGCCTGCATACGGTCGAGCATCTTGTTGATATTAATAGTTAAATCATAAATTTCATCATTTCTCTTACGTAATTTAATACGAGAGTCTGAGTCTGGTTTCTTATTCAAGTCATCGATTGTTTTATTGATTTTCTTTAAATCGTTCAAAACCAAAGTAACAGCATAAAATGACAAAACAATTCCCAATAAAAAGACCACTACTCCACCAATAACCAATTTCAGAGTAAAATTATTGATTTCATTGACTGAAGCAACACTTTGGACAGTTCTCATTGCTAGAACACTGACAAAAATGTAAGCCAACAAAATTACAATAGAAATCAAAGCGGTCCATTTAAATCTAATCGAAATTCTCATCGACGCATCACATACCCTTTACCACGGACAGTAGAAATGTAACTAGGTGCACCGAGGCGATCGATTTTATTACGAAGGTATTTGATATAAACATCCACAACGTTAGTTTCAGTTGATGAACCTGTTCCCCAAACACGTTCTAATAAGTCATCACGACTCAAGACTGTGCCGACATTTTCCATCAAGGCACTCAACAAATCATATTCACGGCGAGTCAAATCGATCACTTCACCATTACGTTTCAATGTTTGAGTTGTCTTATCAATTACCAAATTCTTATATTTAAGCACTTGATCATTATTTCTCGTTACATCGATATCCAAATCGATTCGTCGTAACAATGCTCGAATGCGAGCTAGCAATTCTTCAATTGCAAAAGGCTTAACGATATAATCATCAGCCCCATGGTCTAATCCTGATACACGATCAATTATTGAATCACGTGCTGTCATCATAATAATTGGTGTGTTCTTTTCTTGACGAATACGACGGCAAACTTCGATACCATTCAACTCAGGAAGCATCAAATCTAGAAGAATTAAATCCCAATCTTCAGATAAAGCTGCGTCCAGTCCGGTTCTACCATCACGTTCAACAGTCACTTCGTAATTCTCATGTTGAAGTTCGAGTTGAACGAATTTTGCCATATTCTCTTCGTCTTCAATAACAAGTATTTTAGCCATACGTATCTCCTATACATAAAATATTAAATTATCTTTAATTATAGCTTAATCATTAATTAAAATGTGTCACGCTTTTGGCAATGCATTAATGATTTTAACATATAGCAAAAATTAAAAGAAGACAAGCTTTTATTTTATTTTTTTTTAAACATAAAAAAAGAGGCGATTTTTCGCCCCAATTTTAATATCAACTTATAATTATTGCTCTTCATACCAAGTATAGTGGAATGTACCTGGTTTGTCGTTTCTTTCATAAGTATGAGCACCAAAGTAATCTCTTTGAGCTTGAGTCAAATTAGCTGGCAATGTTTCTGAACGATATTGATCGTAGTATGAAATAGCAGCCATAAATCCAGAAACAGGAACACCTGCTTGAACAGCAAAACTAACAACGTCACGAACATCTGATTGATATTCTTTAACGATACCCTTGAAGTAATCGTCTAGTAGCAAGTTATCTAGTTTTGGATCTTCATCATAAGCATCAGTAATCTTTTGTAGGAATTGAGCACGAATGATACATCCAGCACGCCAGATTTGAGCAATCTTACCATAGTTAAGATCCCAATCATAGTGATCTGAAGCAGCTTTCATTTGAGCAAATCCTTGAGCATAACTGATAATCTTACTGAAGTACAAAGCTTTGCGGATCTTAGCAACTAAGTCGTCAACATCTTTAACAACTGGTTTTGTTTCAGGAGCAGGCAAAACCTTGCTTGCTTTAACACGTTCGTCTTTGTAGGCAGAAACGTAACGTGAGTAAACTGATTCAGTGATCAATGATTGTGGAACACCTAGTTCAAGAGCACTTTGTGAACTCCACTTACCAGTACCCTTGTTACCAGCTTTATCCATAATCTTATTAACGATGTAATCGTCAGTACCTTCGTCATCTTTTCTAGTTAAGATTTGTGAAGTAATGTCGATCAAGTAACTTGAAAGTTCACCCTTGTTCCAGTCTTGGAATACTTCGGCAATCTTTTCAACGTCATTGTTGAACAAGTGCTTCAACAAGTTGTAACTTTCAGCGATAAGTTCCATGTCACCGTATTCGATACCATTGTGAACCATCTTGACATAGTGACCAGCACCATTTGGTCCGATGTATGTAACACAAGGTGCGCCATCTTCGTCAGCTTTAGCAGAAATTTGTTCCAAAATAGGAGCAACTAAGTCATAAGCTTCCTTTTGACCACCTGGCATCAATGAAGGACCATGCAAGGCACCAAGTTCACCACCGGAAACACCCATACCGATGAAGTTGATTCCAGATTTATCCAAACGTTCATTACGTTCCATAGTATCTTCGAAGAATGTATTACCACCATCGATCAAGACATCACCCTTGTCCAACAAAGGCAATAGTTGCTTGATGACAGCATCAGTACCAGCACCAGCTTTAACCATCATCATAATACGACGTGGTTTTTCTAGTGAGTCAACGAAATCCTCAATTGTATAACTTGGTACCAATTTCTTGTCGGGATGTTCTTCAACAACCGCTTTAGTCTTTGAACCTGTACGATTGTAGATTGCTACTTCATATCCACGACTTTCAATGTTTAGGGCAAGATTCTTACCCATAACAGCCATACCGATAACACCAATTTGTGGTTTTGCCATTATAATAACTACCTCCGATTTTTGTTCTCATACCTATAGTAACAAAAAAATAAAAAAGGAGTATATAATTACTCCTTATCATCATTATTATTAAATAAATTTTTTAATTTGGCAAATTCTGGGTTAACGTGTTCTTCTTCTTTTTGACTCTTAAAGTCATCTTCAGAAATAACTTCCCAATTTTTACCTGAAGGCATAATATTCTCTTCCTTTTCCTTCTTAGTTAAAACTTTTGAAGGAATACTCAACAAAATATTATCGATCACTGATTCATAAACATTAATAGTTGGATTTTCATCATCCACGGGTATAACAACATTGTATTGTTCCAATTCTTCTTCATCGGCCACGCTATCAACGTTGTAAGCTTCATTAACTCGAACATCAACTGGTAATTTTACTGGCAACAAACTACGAGTTGAAGGAACAGTCAATGTAGTCTTGATTTTTACATCAGAAATAACTAAACCATTGTCATTGAATAATTGACCTTTGACAGAAACTTTGTCAGCGTCCAAAACATCCTCTGAACGTGTAGTTAATTCTTTAGTTAAATCGAGTTCTTCCTCAAATTCAAACGGTTTGTCTTTGTAGCGACGAACGTCTTGAACATCCCAATTTAGCATTAATTTACCCCTTTCATATAAGGCATTTTTCCAAAATCTTGTGTTTTTTTACTTTGAAGCTGAAATATTTGATCAGCTCTGACTTCTAATTCTAAAGTTTGGGCCTCTTTTTTGCCAACTTTAGTAATTAAATTAAAGTCTTTTTTGTGTTGGTTTAAATATTTACGACCATTTCCACTAAATCCTAATACTCGTAAATAAGGATTTTTATAAACATTATCAATCTCTTCAGATTGAATATTCATTAAAGTGTAAATCATCAAACGTCTCAAACGGGCTCTTGTGTAACGCTTTGACTTCACTCGGTCCAGGAAATCTTCAAAATCATTGCTGATCATAATTTCCTTTTTCAGCTTATATTCTAGTCCTTCGACCATTTGATAGATTGAATGAAGTTCTGGAATATCGGAATTTATGATTTGATAACGTAGATATGGATAAAAATCATCCCAAGTATACGTTTGATTTTTATTTATCAACTGATTAGTTAAATCAGGCACCTCAGAAGAAACAGAAGAACCTAATTTCAAATCAGTTCTAACGCTAGTAGCACTAAATCCACTTTTTCTAAGAATCGTTTGAAAATTAATTGGATAATGATTCTTCTCTATTTGTTGAACGTAATTTAAACCTAACATTTGATTAGGTAAATCAGCAATATCGATACCTAAACGCTGATAATACGAAGTTAAATTAGTAGCTGAATTTTGTTGATAATCTTGTTTGAATTGATTATCGGCTGTTAAAATCTTTTGAGCAATTTTGACAAAATCAAGCTCTTTTTCAGTTCCAAATACTAAGGTATCAATTTTTAATAAATTCAATAACTTCATAGCACCTTGAGCAAATAACTCTGCCGGTTGGACAGCAAAAGCTAGTGGTAATTCGATAACTAAATCAACGCCTAAATCAATTGCTAATCTAGCTCGATTCCACTTATCTAAAACAGCAAAATCACCCCGCTGTACAAAATTGCCTGACATCACGGCAATCAAGACATCAGGGTGATATTTTTGTTTGATCGTATCGATAAAAATTTTATGACCGTTATGAAACGGATTGAATTCGGCCACTACACCATAAACTTTTGTCATAGAAACCTCTATTTTTCAGCAGCAAAGAACCAACGAGTTGAATCATCTTTAACCTCTGAAGTACCAAATTCGGCACTGACTGAGACCTTTTTGAAGCCGATATCTTTTAAGATAGCTACAAATGTCTCAATCGGATAAGTTCTTTCTTTGTGCAATTCAGTATTAACTGAATAACCTTTGATTTTCTCATCCCAATTAAAGAACGTTAATTCATGTTCGATGCTGTGTGGATATTCACCTTCAAAACTATTCCACATAAAAGCGGAATCTTCAGTCCGATGGTTGAACATGTATCCAGGAAAGACTTCATCCATTTGATAAAGCGAATGTGCATCGAATAAGTATTTACCGCCATCATTTAAATGTTGTAAAGCCTGATTGAAGGCAATTGCTAGTTCATCTTCATCTTGTAAATAACAAATTGAATCATCAAAACAAGTGATAACGTCGTACTTATCAAAGTCATATAAATCCATCATATTACTAGGAATAAAGGGGATTTTTTGATTGGCTTTTTGAGCTTTTTGTTCAGCAATCTTCAACATCTGCTCAGAAAGATCAGTTCCAGTAACTTGAAATTTATCAGCCAACAGAATTGTTAAATCACCAGTTCCACAAGCTACATCCAATAATTTTTTATTGTCGCCTGTAACTTGTTTTTCGACGTACTGTGCCCACTTGCTATACAATGAATCATCCATCAATTCACTATAAACGCTGGCAAAAGAATTATAAATCATTATTCAGTTACCAAATCAGAAATATCAACTTCTGGAGCATCTGACCAAAGTTTTTCTAGATTGTAGAAATCACGTTTTTCAGATGTGAAGACGTGAATAACAACATCATGCAAGTCGATCAAAACCCATTCAGAGTTACGATTTCCTTCAACGTGACCAATTTCAATGTTATTTTCGCCTGCTTTATCCAAAACAGATTGCACAATAGCATCAACTTGACGTTGTGAACCGGCATCCATGATTACAAAGTAGTCAGCCATAATACTTACTTCGCTGATATTTAGAACTTTGATATCATTAGCGTGCTTTTCATCAGCTGCTTTCACAGCAATTTCCATCATTTTTTTTGAGTCCAAATTATAATTCTCCTTTTTTGATCCAGTAATTGTAACTAACAAAAGTTGCTGGATAAATTTCTTTATTTGTATCAACTAAATGTTGAATCGAATGTTTTAGTTCAAAAGTTACAGCACTATCAAGTGATTTTTCAGCATATTTTCTTGCTTCATCGATACCAGGAAAATCTCGACCTGGTTCAACAAAATCACCTACAAAGACACATTTGTCTACTTGTGTCATGTTTGTAGAGCCAACAGTGTGTCTTCTAATAGCGTTTAGTACATCTTCATCATAAATACCCAACTCATCCTTAATAATCTCAGCACCGACAATTCCGTGCCAAATAGCGTTATTAGCATGTAACAACTCTGGGTCTAAATGTTTTTTGTTAATTTCAGTAATAAATTCTTCATCGCTTCGTTCTTTTGCGTAGTCATGCAATAATCCAGCCAAACCAGCTCGATCTACATCGCCACCAAATTCGGCAGCTAAAGCACGTGAAGTTTTTTCAACCCGCAAACAATGATTATAACGAAAATCACTCAAGGTGTCTTTCATTCTGTTCAAAATGTCTGCTCGTTTCAATCCACTTTTGATGCCTTCGTAATTAAATTCACTCACGATAAAGCCCCCTATCCTTGATATACCAAGCTACATCATCAGGAACCAAATACTTAATTGATTGTCCCTGTTTGACTTTTTCTCGAATCATACTCGAACTAATTTCCAATTCCGGAGTATTTACCCAAAGTATAGGATACTTTGATTTTTCCTCAAAGCCTTTTCGACAAACTCCAACAAAATGTACCATTTGAATTAATTCATCAATATGAGACCATTTTGGCAAATTCTCTACCATGTCTCCTCCTATTATAAAGTAATACTCTGTATTAGGATTTAAGTCTTTGAGCATCTTGATTGTTTCAAAAGTATAGCTAACACCGCCGCGACGAATATCGGTCAAGTCCAAATCAAAATGCATGTTGTTACGAATAGCTAATTTGATCATTTCAATCCGATCATCGCTTTTAATATCAGGAATAGTCTTCTTGACGCCACGGTGAGGTGGAATTTTATCAGGCAAGAACAAAACTTTATCTAAACACAATTGTTCATAAACTTGTTCAGCTATCACTAAATGTCCTAAATGAATTGGATTAAAAGTGCCACCTAATATTCCGACGTGTCGCTTTGGCAAATTACTATGAAATTCTAATTTTTCTTTAGTTAATAATTGTTTTTGAGTATTCATAATTAGTCACTTAAATTACATTTTCTCTAATTCAATTGAATATTTACGATTTTTGATCTTTGAAGCTTTCTTATAGAAAACCATTTTGGAACCGATTGTTTGAATGTGAACGATACCTGAATCGAATTCGTTTAAAGCTTCGATTAGATCTTGTGGTTCAACCATTGTGTTTTGAAGCAAAGAAACTTTAATAAGTTCATTTTTTTCGATTAACATTTCCAATTGTTTAAGTAAGTTTTCAGTAATACCATCGCGACCTACTTGAATAACTGGCTTCATCGTTGCTGCTTGGCTTCTTAAATAACGGTTCTTTTTTCCTTTAATTATCATTAAATTCTCCTTAAATTATCGCATTACGGATTGATACGTGAACACCATCTGGGACGTAGGCTTTGACTTTAGTTCCAGCCGGAATTGTGACCCAACCTAAACCATAAATAACGATATCTGATTTTTCATGCGCTGAAAAGATTTGACTCTTGAATTTAGGGAATTCTTTGATATCAGTTGGTGGTGTCAAAATATCACCGAGATGTTTTTCATAAAATTCATCGGCATTTACGGTCTTCGTTCTGTGCAATGGCAATCCTTGGTTGACGTAGAAAGTTACATTAGTTCTTTCATTTAGAAAGTCCAAACGAGCTAAACCAGCCACAAAGATTGTTTGTCCATCACGCAATTGGAAAGTTGCAGGACGTAATGGCTTCTTAGGTGTCACTGTCTTCAAATCTTTGGCATTCAAGAAATGAGCTAATTGATAACGGTGAATAATTCCGGGTGTATCAACTAATGAATGACCATCATCCAAAGGAATATCGATTCGATCCAAAGTAGTTCCTGGGAATCGAGAAGTTGTGATCAAATCTTTGATATCAGAATTAGAACTAATAATTCGGTTGATCAAAGTTGATTTACCAGTATTAGTAGTTCCGACAACATAGACATCTTTTCCATCACGATATTTCTCGATCATGTCCATCAATTTATCGATGTTGATACCTTTGACAGCTGAAACCATAATTTGGTCAACTGATTTAATACCGTTTTCTTTGCTCTTTTGTTGCAACCAGTTCAAAAGACGATTTTGATTAACTGAAGCTGGTAATAAGTCGACTTTATTACCAACCATCAAAATCTTCTTGTCACCGACGAATCGTTGCAATCCGGGAATTACACTACCTTCGTAATCGAAAATATCAACTACGTTAACTACTAAGGCATCTTTTTGAGAAATTGAGTCTAACAACTTCAAAAAGTCGTCATCAGAAACATCAACGTCAGTGATTTCGTTGTAGTTACGAAGTCTGAAACATCTCTTGCAGAGTAATTCTTTTGAATCATCTTCGGTATATTTTTTCAAAGTAGAAGCTTGAACAAAACCTGGTTTGTCTTTATCTTCTGTTTGAAGTTTTGCACCACAACCTATGCAGTACAATTCATTATCTTCTGTCATTTAATGAATCCTTCCAGTATAAATTCTTATCACGCTTTTGCATTGCTTTTAAGATAGGACGTTCAAAAAATCTATTAATACGAGTCTTCTTGGCATCTGTCTTGACTAAGGGTTTGACTAGGACGGTCTTTAAGTTAGCCATGTTGCCTGCTAAAACATCGGTCATCACTTGATCACCAACAAATAAAACATTTTTAGGATCGATGTTTTCTTCTTTGAGATGCTTCATGATTACGAATGGCAAAGGTTTCACCGCACGTGCCACGATACTAACAGGCAAGTCTTTAACGGCCTTTTCTACACGTTCATAACTATTATTAGAAACAATCATCACTTCAATATTATTTTGGGCCATTAAATTCAGCCATTTACGCAATGATAAATCATACTCGTTACTATTCCATGGCAAAAGGGTATTATCCAAATCTGTCATGATCTTAGTAATATGTAGTTCTTGAAGATCTTCTACAGTCAGATCAGTAATTTTATCGAGCATAATATAGGGTTTAAACATAATTTAATCCTCGTCTTCGAATTAGTAAAAAAACGTAATTTGGGTTTATCCAAATTACGTTTTTAAAATTAAGCTAAAGCTTTCTTAGCTGTATCTACTAAACTTGTAAATGCTTTTGGATCTTCAATAGCAATTTGGGCCAACATCTTACGGTTAATGTCAACGTTAGCTAATTTCAAACCATGCATTAATTTGCTGTAACTGATTTCGTTCATTCTTGCAGCGGCATTGATTCTAGCAATCCATAACTTACGGAAATCGCGCTTAACTTGGCGACGATCACGGAATGCATAACGGTATGAAACCATGATTTGAGTATGAGCTGCTTTAAAAGTGATATGTTTTGAACCACGATATCCCTTAGCTAATTTTAAAACTTTCTTACGACGTTTGCGAGTTACTGTTCCACCTTTTACACGTGGCATAATGACTCCTCCTTTTGATTATAAAGAATAAATAATTAGTATGTTGCGAGCATGCGTTTCATACGTTTCAAATCACTTGAGCCTACCATACCTGGCTTAGCTAATTGACGACGTTGCTTCTTAGTCTTACCGTGGAAACGGTGACTTGTATATGCATGGCTTCTCTTCCAACCACCATTAGCAGTGATCTTAAATCTTTTTGCTGATGCGCGGTGTGTCTTTTGTTTAGGCATTGAAAATCCCTCCACTATTTCTTCTTTTTGTTATCTTTTGAGTTAATTGGATCAAGCATTAAGAACATACTACGACCGTCCATTTTTGGCTTAGTTGTTACTGTAGCAACATCCTTAGTCTTATCAGCGACGCGGTCCAAGACTTCCTTACCTATCTCTTTATGAGTAATTGCTCTACCCTTAAAGCGAAGAGAAACTTTGACCTTATCACCCTTAGCCAAAAACTTACGAGCATTATTAAGCTTTGTATTAAAGTCGTTTTCTTCAATAGTTGGGCTTAAACGTACTTCCTTAAGACTAACAGTTTTTTGTTTTTTACGTGCTTCACGATCTTTCTTTTGTAGATCGAACTTATATTTACCATAATCCATAATTCTGGCAACAGGTGGTTTAGCACCCGGTGACATTAGAACTAGGTCCATATTAGCAGCTTCAGCTAAACGTTGTGCCTCAGCCTTTGGTTTAACACCAACTTGATCCCCATTTTCAGAAATCAATCGTACTTCTTTTGCACGTATTTGATCATTTATTAATAAATCTCTTGCTATGAGTAGTCACCTCCGGAGTAATTTGGCCCACAAAAAAAGCGGGCTGCACAAGCATGCCCACTATATTATTTACGCAATCGTATTAACCTAGAGGCGAATGCATAGGTGAGAAGCGGGCGCTTCTGCTTAATCTCAACAGTTATTAACTATACCATAATAATGCCAAGTGTCAATATAACTTGTCAAAATAATATAATTAATTCGTTTTCAACTTTTCTAATTTAACATAATTCTTCATTCTTTACAATCAAGTTAACTCGACATTAATCCAAAACAGCCACGATTTTGCCTTCAGTTTGATGATTTTTGATCAATTGTAACCCATCTGGAATTTCTTCAAAACTGATTTGTTTGGTTATCAATGGATCAACAATTCCTTCAGATACTAATTTAACTAATGATTCGGCCATAACTGACAAATCATTGAGCTGACTAATACTGCCACCATTATGAGCTCCACCTAAATTAACGCTTAGTACGCTTTGACCTTTAACGGTTAAATCATAATTGGACAAATCAGGTGTGTTCAAAATATCAATAACCGCCCCATTATATGCCAATCTCGACAAATCTTTTTGAACTTCAACACCACCAACCAAATTGATGATCAAATCTACTCCAACGCCATCAGTTATCTTATTGATCTCTTCGGAAGTATTTTGCTTTTTATAATCAATCACAAAATCGGCACCAATTTTCTTAGCAAAGCTAACTTTCTTAGTCGAAACAGTTGT comes from Companilactobacillus pabuli and encodes:
- a CDS encoding class I SAM-dependent DNA methyltransferase: MIYNSFASVYSELMDDSLYSKWAQYVEKQVTGDNKKLLDVACGTGDLTILLADKFQVTGTDLSEQMLKIAEQKAQKANQKIPFIPSNMMDLYDFDKYDVITCFDDSICYLQDEDELAIAFNQALQHLNDGGKYLFDAHSLYQMDEVFPGYMFNHRTEDSAFMWNSFEGEYPHSIEHELTFFNWDEKIKGYSVNTELHKERTYPIETFVAILKDIGFKKVSVSAEFGTSEVKDDSTRWFFAAEK
- a CDS encoding response regulator transcription factor, which encodes MAKILVIEDEENMAKFVQLELQHENYEVTVERDGRTGLDAALSEDWDLILLDLMLPELNGIEVCRRIRQEKNTPIIMMTARDSIIDRVSGLDHGADDYIVKPFAIEELLARIRALLRRIDLDIDVTRNNDQVLKYKNLVIDKTTQTLKRNGEVIDLTRREYDLLSALMENVGTVLSRDDLLERVWGTGSSTETNVVDVYIKYLRNKIDRLGAPSYISTVRGKGYVMRR
- a CDS encoding YceD family protein, which gives rise to MLNWDVQDVRRYKDKPFEFEEELDLTKELTTRSEDVLDADKVSVKGQLFNDNGLVISDVKIKTTLTVPSTRSLLPVKLPVDVRVNEAYNVDSVADEEELEQYNVVIPVDDENPTINVYESVIDNILLSIPSKVLTKKEKEENIMPSGKNWEVISEDDFKSQKEEEHVNPEFAKLKNLFNNNDDKE
- a CDS encoding YhbY family RNA-binding protein: MIIKGKKNRYLRSQAATMKPVIQVGRDGITENLLKQLEMLIEKNELIKVSLLQNTMVEPQDLIEALNEFDSGIVHIQTIGSKMVFYKKASKIKNRKYSIELEKM
- the gndA gene encoding NADP-dependent phosphogluconate dehydrogenase, giving the protein MAKPQIGVIGMAVMGKNLALNIESRGYEVAIYNRTGSKTKAVVEEHPDKKLVPSYTIEDFVDSLEKPRRIMMMVKAGAGTDAVIKQLLPLLDKGDVLIDGGNTFFEDTMERNERLDKSGINFIGMGVSGGELGALHGPSLMPGGQKEAYDLVAPILEQISAKADEDGAPCVTYIGPNGAGHYVKMVHNGIEYGDMELIAESYNLLKHLFNNDVEKIAEVFQDWNKGELSSYLIDITSQILTRKDDEGTDDYIVNKIMDKAGNKGTGKWSSQSALELGVPQSLITESVYSRYVSAYKDERVKASKVLPAPETKPVVKDVDDLVAKIRKALYFSKIISYAQGFAQMKAASDHYDWDLNYGKIAQIWRAGCIIRAQFLQKITDAYDEDPKLDNLLLDDYFKGIVKEYQSDVRDVVSFAVQAGVPVSGFMAAISYYDQYRSETLPANLTQAQRDYFGAHTYERNDKPGTFHYTWYEEQ
- a CDS encoding N-acetylmuramoyl-L-alanine amidase family protein, which codes for MKKKLGIAVLAVSFLAFLFMGTTQNASAQTVNDYIISNQIKPATIQNREGTFSEWFPYENGVGKPEGIVIHETADNNATAEDEVSFFNNNWPRVEAYVHAFVDNNEIINIHNTDYGVWGAGPTANSKFIQVELCRTHDYDSFARSIANDAYYAASKLLQYNIPDKPEKTIVSHNQVSLTYHETNHSDPTGYFKNQGYSMYQLYDMIGYYYNNLKTTGNAYGVSAATQEAVNPNSTIKVDNKNGSYVPLVAFSNNQMIKIKNRALANHTAWYTDQTKNISGVTYHRVATNEWVAASYLE
- the yqeK gene encoding bis(5'-nucleosyl)-tetraphosphatase (symmetrical) YqeK; the encoded protein is MSEFNYEGIKSGLKRADILNRMKDTLSDFRYNHCLRVEKTSRALAAEFGGDVDRAGLAGLLHDYAKERSDEEFITEINKKHLDPELLHANNAIWHGIVGAEIIKDELGIYDEDVLNAIRRHTVGSTNMTQVDKCVFVGDFVEPGRDFPGIDEARKYAEKSLDSAVTFELKHSIQHLVDTNKEIYPATFVSYNYWIKKGEL
- a CDS encoding nicotinate-nucleotide adenylyltransferase, whose translation is MNTQKQLLTKEKLEFHSNLPKRHVGILGGTFNPIHLGHLVIAEQVYEQLCLDKVLFLPDKIPPHRGVKKTIPDIKSDDRIEMIKLAIRNNMHFDLDLTDIRRGGVSYTFETIKMLKDLNPNTEYYFIIGGDMVENLPKWSHIDELIQMVHFVGVCRKGFEEKSKYPILWVNTPELEISSSMIREKVKQGQSIKYLVPDDVAWYIKDRGLYRE
- the rsfS gene encoding ribosome silencing factor: MDSKKMMEIAVKAADEKHANDIKVLNISEVSIMADYFVIMDAGSQRQVDAIVQSVLDKAGENNIEIGHVEGNRNSEWVLIDLHDVVIHVFTSEKRDFYNLEKLWSDAPEVDISDLVTE
- a CDS encoding nucleotidyltransferase family protein, with translation MTKVYGVVAEFNPFHNGHKIFIDTIKQKYHPDVLIAVMSGNFVQRGDFAVLDKWNRARLAIDLGVDLVIELPLAFAVQPAELFAQGAMKLLNLLKIDTLVFGTEKELDFVKIAQKILTADNQFKQDYQQNSATNLTSYYQRLGIDIADLPNQMLGLNYVQQIEKNHYPINFQTILRKSGFSATSVRTDLKLGSSVSSEVPDLTNQLINKNQTYTWDDFYPYLRYQIINSDIPELHSIYQMVEGLEYKLKKEIMISNDFEDFLDRVKSKRYTRARLRRLMIYTLMNIQSEEIDNVYKNPYLRVLGFSGNGRKYLNQHKKDFNLITKVGKKEAQTLELEVRADQIFQLQSKKTQDFGKMPYMKGVN
- a CDS encoding sensor histidine kinase; this encodes MRISIRFKWTALISIVILLAYIFVSVLAMRTVQSVASVNEINNFTLKLVIGGVVVFLLGIVLSFYAVTLVLNDLKKINKTIDDLNKKPDSDSRIKLRKRNDEIYDLTININKMLDRMQAYTNQQKEFVEDVSHELRTPVAVLEGHLSMLQRWGKDDPEVLNDSINSSLQELKRMQSLIQEMLDLTRVEQIDSAYLEQTTEVKPLFTQVANDFKMLHPDFVINFDDDIREGSEVKIYRNHLEQVLVILLDNAFKYSADRKEINFAASTNSALLEVVVQDYGLGIAKNDLKRIFNRFYRVDKARSRKRGGNGLGLSIAKRLIEIYHGSLEVESVVGSGTVFKIELPLVQVKPEEEQTEKENETEK